Proteins found in one Paenibacillus sp. genomic segment:
- a CDS encoding S41 family peptidase, whose translation MMFKGRTVLAFVLLALFAGSIVTLTVVGPLDDRFVASLGPAVTVSGEAKPEKDAGGLSEEEAKKLAAVYKLLEQRYVEEVDRERLTEGALDGLVQALEDPYSEYLNKEEVESFSEHINSTFTGIGAEVVLQDGHVVVVTPIKNSPAERAGLMAGDKILSVNGESLQGLELTQAVEKIRGPKGTQAKLEIQRKDSANVIDIIVVRDDISLETVESTMRPDGIGVIGIRQFAVNTSEHFTEELKKLEDQQMKGLIIDVRNNPGGVVQAVQSIAETFVPSGGTIMHLEYRDGKREKTTSKGKGKTYPIVVLINEGSASASEILAAAIQESAGGKLVGQTTFGKGLVQSTVKLSDGSGVKLTIAKWLTPDGDTIHEKGVSPDIVVEQTKLFEAVTIPDDKELAFDMTGDEIKNVQLILEGLGFQPGRTDGYFNQATKQAVVAFQKEHGLPQTGVVNAATASKLEEKALERLLDPENDAQLHAAVEQIQKMLSH comes from the coding sequence ATGATGTTTAAAGGCCGAACGGTACTGGCGTTCGTGCTGCTGGCGTTGTTCGCCGGCAGCATTGTTACGCTTACGGTCGTCGGCCCGTTGGACGACCGCTTCGTCGCGAGCTTAGGGCCGGCGGTCACGGTTTCGGGCGAGGCGAAGCCGGAAAAAGATGCGGGCGGATTGAGCGAGGAAGAAGCGAAAAAGCTGGCGGCGGTTTACAAGCTGCTGGAGCAGCGGTACGTCGAAGAGGTCGACCGGGAGCGGTTGACCGAGGGCGCCTTGGACGGGCTCGTCCAAGCGTTGGAGGATCCGTATTCCGAGTATTTGAACAAGGAAGAAGTGGAGTCGTTCTCGGAGCACATCAACTCGACGTTCACGGGTATCGGCGCGGAAGTCGTCCTGCAGGACGGCCACGTCGTCGTCGTCACGCCGATCAAGAACTCGCCCGCCGAACGGGCCGGATTGATGGCGGGGGACAAAATTTTGTCCGTCAACGGCGAATCGCTGCAAGGGCTTGAACTGACGCAGGCGGTGGAGAAAATCCGCGGTCCGAAGGGCACGCAGGCGAAGCTTGAAATTCAGCGCAAGGATTCGGCCAACGTGATCGACATTATCGTCGTTCGGGACGACATCAGCCTCGAAACCGTGGAATCGACAATGCGGCCGGACGGCATCGGCGTCATCGGCATCCGCCAATTCGCGGTCAATACGTCGGAGCATTTCACGGAAGAGCTAAAGAAGCTGGAAGACCAGCAGATGAAAGGCCTTATTATCGACGTGCGGAACAATCCGGGCGGCGTCGTGCAGGCGGTCCAGTCGATCGCCGAAACGTTCGTGCCGTCCGGCGGGACGATCATGCACCTCGAGTACCGCGACGGCAAGCGCGAGAAAACGACGTCGAAAGGCAAAGGCAAGACGTATCCGATCGTCGTGTTGATCAACGAAGGCTCCGCGAGCGCCTCCGAAATTCTCGCGGCGGCTATTCAAGAATCGGCGGGCGGCAAGCTCGTCGGGCAAACGACGTTCGGCAAAGGTCTCGTGCAAAGCACCGTGAAGCTGAGCGACGGCAGCGGCGTAAAGCTGACGATCGCGAAATGGCTGACGCCGGACGGCGACACGATCCACGAGAAGGGCGTCTCGCCGGATATCGTCGTCGAGCAGACGAAGCTGTTCGAGGCGGTGACGATTCCGGACGACAAAGAGCTCGCGTTCGATATGACAGGCGACGAGATCAAGAACGTGCAGCTGATCTTGGAGGGCCTCGGCTTTCAGCCTGGCCGGACGGACGGGTACTTCAACCAAGCGACCAAACAGGCGGTCGTCGCCTTCCAGAAGGAGCATGGGCTTCCGCAGACGGGCGTCGTGAACGCGGCGACGGCGTCGAAGCTGGAAGAAAAGGCGCTGGAGCGGCTTCTCGATCCGGAAAATGATGCGCAGCTGCATGCGGCCGTCGAACAGATCCAGAAAATGCTATCGCACTAA
- a CDS encoding murein hydrolase activator EnvC family protein: MKRYILPLALAVSLAAGSVVAVPGTGVAASSELAKVNAQLEKLKKEMAATEAAQKKAEQEIERIRGFKEAGLAEIQRLEKEIAATNQKIAALNEQMAEVEENLQLTVKELTEAEERVVTRDGLLKSRLRLLYVNGFVSYLDVLLSSTSFVDFLDRIDALQSIVQQDKEILELNILDKQTVERKKADVEAQLEYVANLVDQTSQLQNELKANREKKEVAVASLEIQEHELEEVTEEEERKLMELADEQAKLAKKQRELKKQEEQSKKKNVVKYTGGQLKWPVPDSQRITSQFGTRTHPITGKKHTHSGLDIGAPAGTAIVAAASGEVILAQWYGGYGNCVIIEHKDGFRTLYAHIRSGGIKVKVGDIVSAGEKIAEVGSTGNSTGNHLHFGVYVNNAAVDPEPYLR, translated from the coding sequence TTGAAACGGTACATTTTGCCGCTCGCGCTTGCGGTGAGCCTCGCCGCCGGTTCCGTCGTCGCGGTTCCCGGAACGGGGGTCGCGGCGAGCTCGGAGCTCGCGAAGGTGAACGCCCAGCTGGAGAAGCTGAAGAAGGAAATGGCGGCGACCGAAGCTGCGCAGAAAAAAGCGGAGCAAGAAATCGAACGCATTCGCGGCTTCAAGGAAGCGGGACTCGCGGAAATCCAGCGCTTGGAGAAGGAAATCGCGGCGACGAACCAAAAAATCGCGGCGCTCAACGAGCAAATGGCCGAAGTCGAAGAAAATCTGCAGCTTACCGTGAAGGAGTTGACGGAAGCCGAAGAACGCGTCGTCACGCGGGACGGTTTGTTGAAGTCGCGGCTGCGCTTGCTGTACGTGAACGGCTTCGTCAGCTACCTCGACGTGCTGCTCAGCTCCACCAGCTTCGTCGATTTCCTTGACCGCATCGACGCGCTGCAGTCGATCGTGCAACAGGACAAAGAGATTTTGGAATTAAACATCTTGGACAAGCAAACCGTCGAGCGGAAAAAGGCCGACGTCGAAGCGCAGCTGGAGTACGTAGCGAACTTGGTCGATCAAACGTCCCAGCTTCAGAACGAGCTTAAGGCGAACCGAGAGAAGAAGGAAGTCGCCGTTGCTTCTCTAGAAATTCAGGAGCACGAGCTCGAGGAAGTGACCGAAGAGGAAGAGCGGAAGCTGATGGAGCTGGCGGACGAGCAAGCGAAGCTGGCGAAAAAACAGCGAGAGCTGAAAAAGCAGGAAGAACAATCGAAGAAAAAGAACGTCGTTAAATATACAGGCGGTCAGCTGAAATGGCCGGTGCCGGACAGCCAGCGGATCACTTCCCAATTCGGAACGCGGACGCACCCGATCACGGGCAAAAAGCATACGCATTCCGGCTTGGACATCGGCGCCCCCGCGGGCACCGCGATCGTCGCGGCGGCTTCGGGAGAGGTTATTCTCGCGCAATGGTACGGCGGCTACGGCAACTGCGTCATCATCGAGCATAAAGACGGCTTCCGGACGCTGTATGCGCATATCCGCAGCGGCGGCATCAAAGTGAAGGTCGGCGATATCGTAAGCGCCGGAGAGAAGATCGCGGAAGTCGGCTCGACGGGCAATTCGACCGGCAACCACCTGCATTTCGGCGTCTACGTCAACAACGCCGCCGTCGATCCGGAACCGTATTTGCGCTGA
- a CDS encoding S-layer homology domain-containing protein, producing MRRRWISAVVAFALALGAPVPSAKAAGGFTDIDNHWARDVITGAVTAGYVKGYPDGTFKPDANVTRAEFLAIVTRASKLPAAGVEEPFVDVDARHWAVDAIGRGIGMGFISPSAFGSRFEPDKALTRAEMVTWLVNGLVKADPSFGDALKDTQNTILPFTEYFPGKFNKPDIPYIAVARGVGLVGGFPDGSFGPDRTTTRAEVVTLLTRYLAAEGTKAEDYKALNEMREVGLYGTNVKTIGNAEWYPGKGIRRPFYEAFNVELKPDRPIGTIILRKYILVDKELTSVYKDVFLSKEQQEELTTESLERFMRFVEVTLMPSKDLDTQSFLYGLPAVAGTTFQVRGELNQPKKYGFHAMTSDQALTMLKKGQTSTFWNLYGVMKSGIVVINTQDGKMIRMIVRGVEN from the coding sequence ATGAGAAGACGATGGATATCGGCTGTCGTTGCGTTTGCGTTAGCTTTGGGGGCGCCGGTTCCGAGTGCGAAAGCTGCGGGCGGATTTACGGATATCGACAACCACTGGGCGAGGGACGTTATCACTGGAGCTGTCACGGCGGGGTATGTGAAAGGGTATCCGGACGGGACGTTCAAGCCGGACGCGAACGTAACGAGGGCGGAGTTTCTTGCCATCGTTACCCGGGCTTCGAAATTGCCTGCCGCCGGTGTTGAGGAGCCTTTCGTCGATGTCGATGCAAGGCATTGGGCGGTAGATGCGATCGGGCGGGGGATCGGCATGGGCTTCATCTCGCCGTCCGCATTCGGCAGCCGCTTCGAGCCGGATAAAGCGCTGACGCGGGCGGAAATGGTGACATGGCTGGTCAACGGACTGGTGAAGGCCGACCCTTCGTTCGGTGACGCGCTGAAGGATACGCAGAACACGATTCTGCCATTTACGGAATACTTCCCCGGAAAGTTCAACAAACCGGACATTCCGTACATCGCCGTGGCGCGGGGTGTCGGCTTGGTTGGCGGCTTCCCGGACGGTTCGTTCGGACCGGATCGTACGACGACGCGAGCGGAGGTCGTCACGCTGTTGACCCGTTACTTGGCGGCGGAGGGAACGAAGGCTGAGGATTACAAAGCGCTGAATGAAATGCGCGAGGTCGGGCTGTATGGTACGAATGTGAAGACGATCGGGAACGCGGAGTGGTATCCGGGTAAGGGTATTCGGCGTCCATTTTATGAGGCGTTTAATGTCGAACTGAAGCCGGACCGGCCGATCGGGACGATCATCCTGCGGAAGTATATTCTGGTCGATAAAGAGCTGACTAGCGTGTACAAGGATGTGTTTTTGTCAAAGGAGCAGCAGGAGGAACTTACTACGGAATCGTTGGAACGCTTTATGCGCTTTGTAGAGGTCACCTTAATGCCTTCGAAGGATCTGGATACGCAATCTTTTCTATATGGTTTACCGGCAGTTGCAGGTACCACGTTTCAAGTTCGTGGTGAACTAAATCAGCCTAAAAAATACGGATTTCACGCTATGACCTCAGATCAAGCGTTGACGATGTTAAAGAAAGGGCAAACGAGTACGTTTTGGAATCTATATGGTGTGATGAAAAGTGGAATCGTGGTAATTAATACGCAAGACGGGAAAATGATTAGAATGATAGTCCGGGGTGTTGAGAATTGA
- a CDS encoding PDZ domain-containing protein codes for MDMFYDGLRAFGGLWTSPFYYLAILWVAWHARKQTAIERKLFSVKLHTWWREWGRTVLWGAIVGVGVSIVFLFIGASVTGSALLLLWIAALLLSAFRIRYLCFAYAAGVVGLLQAAIGFLDADSLPGGAAMLVREIEAVHMPSVFALVGLLHVAEAALVYATAGRLATPLFFEGKRGKPVGGYQMQGFWPVPLLLLTPMAGGATGALPWPTLFGGEASGWGAVAFPILVGFHSLALSRLPRDKARSSAFRLAGFGAAVLLCGAAVFYVPAWWTAALAALLCFGLHEWLIVWDRREESQSSPYFVHDTRGLKVLAVVPGSPAAELGIEPGYVLRRVNGQPVLDRAELHAAMRLNAAFTKLEVLDHAGESRFLQRALFANEHHQLGIVLCPDEHVLHVAEFEEGGLFSFLRSRRSSSRGAAYGPGGTPSDPSAHM; via the coding sequence ATGGACATGTTCTACGATGGGTTGCGGGCGTTCGGGGGATTGTGGACATCGCCCTTTTATTATCTAGCGATACTTTGGGTAGCTTGGCATGCGCGAAAACAGACCGCGATCGAGCGGAAGCTGTTTTCCGTCAAACTTCATACGTGGTGGCGCGAGTGGGGACGAACGGTGCTTTGGGGCGCGATCGTCGGTGTAGGCGTTTCCATCGTCTTTCTGTTTATCGGGGCGTCGGTAACCGGTTCGGCGCTGCTCTTATTGTGGATCGCGGCGCTTCTGTTGTCGGCGTTCCGCATTCGGTATTTATGCTTTGCCTACGCTGCCGGCGTGGTCGGGCTGCTCCAAGCGGCAATCGGCTTCCTCGATGCGGATTCGCTTCCGGGCGGAGCGGCGATGCTCGTTCGCGAAATCGAAGCGGTGCACATGCCGTCGGTGTTCGCGCTCGTCGGTCTGCTGCATGTGGCCGAGGCAGCGTTAGTATATGCGACGGCTGGACGACTCGCGACCCCGCTATTCTTCGAGGGCAAGCGCGGCAAACCGGTCGGCGGCTACCAAATGCAAGGCTTCTGGCCTGTGCCGCTGCTGCTGCTGACGCCGATGGCCGGCGGGGCAACGGGCGCGCTGCCGTGGCCGACGCTCTTCGGCGGCGAAGCTTCCGGTTGGGGCGCGGTCGCGTTCCCGATTCTAGTCGGGTTCCACTCGCTCGCGCTAAGCCGACTGCCGCGTGACAAGGCGCGGTCGAGCGCGTTCCGGCTGGCCGGATTCGGCGCTGCGGTGTTGTTGTGCGGGGCGGCCGTGTTTTATGTGCCGGCGTGGTGGACCGCGGCGCTGGCGGCGCTGCTCTGCTTCGGGCTGCACGAGTGGCTTATCGTGTGGGATCGCAGGGAGGAATCGCAGAGCTCCCCTTACTTTGTGCATGATACGCGCGGGCTCAAGGTGCTGGCGGTCGTTCCTGGCTCGCCCGCGGCCGAGCTCGGCATCGAGCCGGGCTATGTGCTCCGCCGCGTGAACGGCCAGCCGGTGCTGGACCGCGCGGAGCTGCACGCCGCCATGCGGTTGAACGCGGCGTTCACGAAGCTGGAGGTGCTCGACCATGCGGGCGAGAGCCGCTTCCTGCAGCGCGCGCTGTTCGCGAACGAGCACCATCAGCTCGGCATCGTCCTGTGTCCGGACGAACATGTGCTGCATGTCGCCGAATTCGAGGAAGGCGGGTTGTTCTCGTTCCTGCGTTCTCGCCGTTCGTCTTCGCGCGGCGCCGCTTACGGGCCTGGCGGCACGCCGTCCGATCCGTCGGCGCACATGTGA
- a CDS encoding VanW family protein has protein sequence MNSRLIRWILIGWGIGLAAAGIVAWYGMHSGLPGGMSVSGWNVGGMRTDEFEKGLADRVAQLARMPVAMTAPMPGGGTETRTATLGTLGLQTNADQLRAEIGRFAEGSVWERAWRRWQWHGRSWELRVAFDAKALSAAAQQTWPELYASRPVNAVRSITEQDEVRYSPERKALRLDEKGLTSTIWTAVLGEGGAAAAKAGRAAHPYALKPDGPLQSKTPLKLTVPTYELQPEVTVAMLKEQGVERLISSFTTSFATSGSGRRHNVAKTASVVHNRLLKPGDVFDYAKIIEETESKFGFREAPVILNGKLCPGVGGGICQVSTTLYNAVLRAGLEIVERRNHSLPVSYAPIGQDATFASGYINFKFRNNTEKYILIRTSTENGKLTVKLFGSMPPGVAYEIKSVKLEELDPPTKYVKNPHLRKGSVELLQRGKPGYVVVTHRYKKVNGKVVDKELISKDTYKPLPTLYASNSGDASDREQERHRGDPIVEDGVKAPAD, from the coding sequence ATGAACTCACGGTTGATTCGCTGGATTCTCATAGGCTGGGGAATCGGGCTTGCGGCGGCGGGCATCGTCGCTTGGTATGGAATGCATAGCGGGCTGCCGGGCGGCATGTCCGTTTCCGGATGGAACGTGGGAGGCATGCGGACGGACGAGTTCGAAAAAGGGCTCGCGGACCGCGTCGCGCAGCTTGCGCGAATGCCTGTCGCCATGACCGCCCCGATGCCCGGAGGCGGCACGGAGACGCGCACAGCGACGCTGGGAACGTTGGGTCTGCAGACGAACGCGGACCAGCTTCGCGCCGAAATCGGGCGGTTCGCCGAAGGGTCGGTATGGGAGCGCGCGTGGCGGCGCTGGCAATGGCACGGCCGTTCCTGGGAGCTGCGGGTCGCTTTCGACGCGAAGGCCCTCTCCGCCGCGGCGCAGCAAACGTGGCCGGAGCTGTACGCTTCTCGACCGGTCAACGCCGTCCGCTCGATCACGGAGCAGGACGAGGTGCGTTATTCTCCGGAGCGGAAGGCGCTGCGCCTCGACGAGAAAGGGCTGACATCGACGATCTGGACCGCCGTGCTCGGCGAGGGCGGCGCAGCGGCGGCCAAAGCGGGCCGGGCGGCGCATCCGTACGCGCTGAAGCCGGACGGGCCGCTCCAATCGAAGACGCCGCTGAAGCTGACCGTGCCGACGTACGAGCTGCAGCCGGAGGTGACGGTCGCCATGCTGAAGGAGCAAGGCGTCGAACGGCTAATTTCGTCGTTCACGACCTCGTTCGCCACGAGCGGCTCGGGCCGCCGGCACAATGTCGCGAAGACGGCATCCGTCGTGCACAACCGTCTCTTGAAGCCCGGCGACGTGTTCGACTACGCGAAGATCATCGAAGAAACCGAATCGAAATTCGGATTCCGGGAAGCGCCCGTCATTCTGAACGGGAAGCTCTGTCCCGGCGTGGGCGGCGGCATCTGCCAAGTCTCCACGACGCTGTACAACGCCGTGCTTCGCGCCGGGCTCGAAATCGTCGAACGCCGCAACCATTCGCTGCCGGTCAGCTACGCCCCCATCGGGCAAGACGCTACTTTCGCGAGCGGATACATCAACTTCAAATTTCGTAACAACACGGAGAAATATATATTAATCCGAACCAGCACCGAGAACGGGAAGCTGACCGTAAAGCTGTTCGGCTCGATGCCGCCGGGCGTCGCCTACGAGATCAAATCGGTGAAGCTGGAAGAGCTCGACCCGCCGACGAAGTACGTGAAAAACCCGCATTTACGCAAAGGCTCCGTAGAGCTGCTGCAGCGGGGCAAGCCGGGTTACGTCGTCGTGACACATCGGTACAAAAAAGTGAACGGCAAAGTCGTCGACAAGGAGCTTATTTCCAAGGACACGTACAAGCCGCTGCCGACATTATACGCTTCCAACAGCGGCGATGCGTCCGATCGCGAGCAAGAGCGTCACCGCGGCGATCCGATCGTAGAGGACGGCGTGAAGGCGCCGGCGGACTGA
- the ftsE gene encoding cell division ATP-binding protein FtsE, producing the protein MIEMQDVYKTYPDGGQALRGVSVRVERNEFVYIVGPSGAGKSTFMKLIYREERPTKGSIFVNGFNLEKLKQRKIPFVRRNIGVIFQDFKLLPKMTAYENVAFAMEVIEAPSRIIKKRTMEVLELVRLKDKANAYPNQLSGGEQQRVAIARAIVNNPTVIVADEPTGNLDPETSWGIMKLLEEINFRGATIVMATHNKEIVNTMRKRVIAIENGLIARDELRGEYGYED; encoded by the coding sequence TTGATCGAAATGCAGGACGTCTATAAGACGTATCCGGACGGCGGGCAAGCGCTCCGCGGCGTGTCCGTGCGCGTCGAACGGAATGAGTTCGTATATATCGTCGGGCCTTCGGGCGCCGGCAAGTCGACGTTCATGAAGCTGATCTACCGCGAAGAGCGGCCGACGAAGGGCTCGATTTTCGTGAACGGGTTCAACTTAGAGAAATTAAAGCAGCGGAAAATTCCGTTCGTGCGCCGCAATATCGGCGTGATCTTCCAAGACTTCAAACTCCTGCCGAAAATGACCGCTTACGAGAACGTCGCGTTCGCGATGGAGGTCATCGAAGCGCCTTCGCGCATCATTAAGAAGCGTACTATGGAGGTGCTGGAGCTCGTCCGGCTGAAGGATAAAGCGAACGCTTACCCGAACCAGTTGTCAGGCGGCGAACAGCAGCGGGTCGCGATCGCGAGAGCGATCGTGAACAATCCGACGGTCATCGTCGCGGACGAACCGACCGGCAACCTCGACCCCGAGACGTCTTGGGGCATCATGAAGCTTCTGGAGGAAATCAACTTCCGAGGCGCGACCATCGTCATGGCGACCCACAACAAAGAGATCGTCAATACGATGCGCAAGCGGGTCATCGCGATCGAGAACGGTCTGATCGCCCGCGACGAGCTCAGAGGGGAGTACGGCTATGAGGATTAG
- the ftsX gene encoding permease-like cell division protein FtsX yields MRISTMRRHFREGFRSIWRNGWMSFASISAISISLFILGAFLAVAMNINKLTQDIENEVEIRVYLDVSVERSQVPELQNQIGGIDGVKKIEFVSKEDGLEFLKERLGEEGRALLEGQEGDNNPLPDSFTVEVYEPRTIDLVAERILAINEGQEPPPIWEVKYGADTVRTLFKVTDIVRNVGLVLVGGLALMSMFLIANTIKITIVARRREIAIMKLVGATNGFIRWPFFIEGALLGIIGSVIPTAILIFAYGQLISATELELGLLQIALVPLGEVAKVLAVLLMGLGFIIGVWGSTLSVRKFLKV; encoded by the coding sequence ATGAGGATTAGCACCATGCGCCGCCACTTCCGGGAAGGCTTCCGCAGCATTTGGCGCAACGGGTGGATGTCCTTCGCCTCGATCAGCGCGATCTCGATCTCGCTGTTTATTTTAGGCGCGTTCCTGGCGGTCGCCATGAACATCAACAAGCTGACGCAGGACATCGAGAACGAGGTCGAAATTCGCGTCTACCTCGACGTCAGCGTCGAAAGAAGCCAGGTGCCTGAGCTGCAAAACCAAATCGGCGGCATCGACGGCGTGAAAAAAATCGAGTTCGTCTCGAAAGAGGACGGGCTGGAGTTTCTGAAGGAACGGCTCGGAGAGGAAGGGCGCGCCCTGCTCGAAGGGCAGGAGGGCGACAACAACCCGCTGCCTGACTCGTTCACAGTAGAAGTCTACGAACCGAGGACGATTGATCTCGTAGCGGAGCGCATTCTGGCCATTAACGAAGGCCAAGAACCGCCTCCGATCTGGGAAGTGAAGTACGGCGCGGATACGGTGCGGACGCTGTTCAAAGTAACGGACATCGTGCGCAACGTCGGTCTTGTGCTCGTGGGGGGACTTGCCCTCATGTCGATGTTCCTGATCGCGAACACCATTAAAATAACGATCGTAGCCCGCCGTCGCGAAATCGCCATCATGAAGCTGGTCGGCGCGACGAACGGATTTATTCGCTGGCCGTTTTTCATCGAAGGGGCATTGCTCGGCATTATCGGGTCGGTTATTCCGACCGCTATTTTGATTTTCGCTTACGGCCAGCTCATCTCGGCTACGGAGCTGGAGCTCGGTCTGCTGCAAATCGCGCTGGTGCCGCTTGGAGAGGTCGCGAAGGTGCTGGCCGTTCTCCTCATGGGCCTCGGCTTTATTATCGGCGTGTGGGGTAGCACGCTGTCCGTTCGAAAATTTCTGAAGGTGTAA
- a CDS encoding helix-turn-helix domain-containing protein codes for MKLPLRELKKARSKIALYEASLELIGRSTFRAVKLEDICEKAEVSKVTFFKFFPQKEDVLVYFMNVWLLERMLRIEEDGLRGAGAARYLLHSVAEGSEERPGLMLSLIGFLSETHMHPCMPVLSDAELHLLFPGREARARSTPVDIFALFRRLIDEAKADGECRREESTAVLAQWLLTIFYGAYLTAHMCRQDIRATYDRHLTSIFI; via the coding sequence AGGCAAGCTTAGAGCTGATCGGCCGCAGCACGTTCCGGGCGGTGAAATTGGAGGACATCTGCGAGAAGGCGGAAGTGTCCAAGGTGACGTTTTTTAAGTTTTTCCCGCAGAAAGAGGACGTCCTGGTGTATTTCATGAACGTGTGGCTGCTCGAGCGGATGCTGCGCATCGAGGAGGATGGGCTGCGGGGAGCCGGCGCGGCGCGTTACCTGCTGCACAGCGTGGCGGAGGGCTCGGAGGAACGGCCGGGGTTGATGCTCAGTTTGATCGGTTTTTTGTCGGAGACGCACATGCACCCGTGCATGCCGGTGTTGTCCGACGCCGAGCTGCACTTGTTGTTCCCGGGGCGGGAGGCACGCGCGCGGTCGACGCCGGTGGACATCTTCGCCTTGTTCCGGCGCTTGATCGACGAGGCGAAGGCGGACGGCGAATGCCGGCGGGAAGAAAGCACGGCCGTTCTGGCGCAGTGGCTGCTCACGATCTTCTACGGCGCTTACCTGACCGCGCACATGTGCAGGCAGGACATTCGCGCGACGTACGATCGGCACCTGACCAGCATTTTCATATGA
- a CDS encoding DUF4188 domain-containing protein, which translates to MAKAEAGRFTAAYSGSLVVFIIGMSVNRWWAVHRWLPVFRAMGPMIAELYKNKELGFLDMQFALSPKGPILIQYWRSYDQLEHYARHGAKHLKAWRDFNTKAAKSHAVGVFHETYIVDEGKYESVYVNMPKFGLGRVAGLAPATGPRETARRRLGGQNEPAVAE; encoded by the coding sequence ATGGCAAAGGCGGAAGCCGGCCGGTTTACGGCCGCGTACAGCGGCAGCTTGGTCGTATTCATTATCGGGATGAGCGTCAATCGTTGGTGGGCGGTGCATCGGTGGCTTCCCGTGTTTCGGGCGATGGGGCCGATGATCGCTGAGCTTTATAAGAATAAGGAGCTTGGCTTCTTGGATATGCAGTTCGCGCTCTCGCCCAAGGGGCCGATTCTGATTCAGTACTGGCGTTCCTATGACCAGCTGGAGCATTATGCGCGGCACGGCGCGAAGCATCTGAAGGCTTGGCGGGACTTTAATACGAAGGCGGCGAAGTCCCATGCCGTCGGCGTGTTTCATGAAACGTACATCGTCGACGAAGGCAAGTACGAATCGGTATACGTGAACATGCCGAAGTTCGGCCTCGGCCGCGTCGCCGGTTTGGCGCCGGCGACGGGACCGCGGGAGACGGCGCGGCGCCGCTTGGGCGGACAGAACGAGCCGGCGGTTGCCGAGTGA